A genomic window from Flavobacterium johnsoniae includes:
- a CDS encoding gliding motility-associated C-terminal domain-containing protein has product MVANLDNAGSVVGGNSSQTLINVFDNDTKNGAKLDPSEVKLTPGTDPKGYLTIDADGKAVLAANAPAGNYEITYEICELLNPGNCSTNKVQVTVTAPVILAVKENLGPINGSIGGTTASLIGSDKLNGVQAVIGTNAGEVALTGTAPSGLTVNSDGTVTVSKGTKAGDYDVEYTICDNNNAGNCSTATSTVTVTAAVLVANLDNAGSVVGGNSSQTLINVFDNDTKNGAKLDPSEVKLTPGTDPKGYLTIDADGKAVLAANAPAGNYEITYEICELLNPGNCSANKVQVTVTAPVILAVKENLGPINGSIGGTTASLIGSDKLNGVQAVIGTNAGEVALTGTAPSGLTVNSDGTVTVSKGTKAGDYDVEYTICDNNNAGNCSTATSTVTVTAAVLVANLDNAGSVVGGNSSQTLINVFDNDTKNGAKLDPSEVKLTPGTDPKGFLTIDADGKAVLAANSPAGNYEITYEICELLNPGNCSTNKVQVTVTAPAIDAVVDSINSINGNIGGTTISLIANDKLNGNPVIAGTAPGEVTFNIIGTLPTGLTLNPDYTITVAPNTPAGNYNVEYRICDNINSGNCDSVITVITVTGSNLVANQDIVPSAVGSNVPQTLINVFANDTKNGNALVPSDVNLTVTTADPKGYLTVDADGNVILAPNAPAGDYELTYTICEKLNPSNCNSNIVKVTVDMPVIDAVVDSVNPINGNIGGTTISLIANDKLNGNPVVVGTAPGGVTFGLISTLPTGLTLNPDYTIAVAPNTPAGNYNVEYRICENTNPSNCDSVITVITVTGSNLVANQDIVPSAVGSNVPQTLINVFANDTKNGNALVPSDVNLTVTTADPKGYLTVDADGNAILAPNAPAGDYELTYTICEKLNPLNCNSNIVKVTVAASTMIKANDDEAGPINVKKGTDTSLNIFNNDILNGVKPTPSSVVLSTVVANPNLILNADGSVSVVANTPSGIYELTYQICEAANTSNCSQAVVKVTVLNSADPAPPTTNGITLVDDINVIADGINGDIEFVNVLNNDLINGQPINPADVTIKPLGNNSYFEWNADGTVNVKPNTPGGNYAITYQVCEKTNASNCSTAVLNVFVEVPAIAIIKKAEFNDENNSGFANAGETITYTFTITNTGNVPLNNVIVKDPLTGVVVSGQAISLAVGESNSSNFSAKYTITQEDINLTKVTNQATAQGSSSKGVVVEDLSDHSSNTGDNPTVTELDGCAIKVFKAFSPNGDNKNTRFYIRGIECYPNNTVEIYNRWGVLVYSVDGYNNNDRAFVGYSNGRSTIKQTEGLPVGTYFYILKYQDNANAPHQESGYLYINK; this is encoded by the coding sequence TTGGTTGCGAACTTGGACAATGCAGGTTCGGTAGTGGGAGGAAATTCATCCCAAACCCTTATCAATGTTTTTGACAATGACACTAAAAACGGAGCAAAGTTAGATCCGTCAGAAGTTAAGCTTACGCCGGGCACAGATCCGAAAGGATATTTAACGATTGATGCCGACGGAAAAGCGGTTTTGGCAGCCAATGCACCGGCAGGAAATTATGAGATCACTTATGAAATCTGCGAGCTTCTGAATCCAGGAAACTGCAGCACAAATAAAGTTCAGGTTACAGTTACGGCACCGGTAATTTTAGCTGTAAAAGAAAATTTAGGTCCGATCAACGGAAGCATCGGCGGAACAACGGCATCGCTTATCGGTTCAGATAAACTGAACGGAGTTCAGGCGGTTATCGGCACAAATGCTGGAGAAGTTGCCTTAACTGGAACAGCGCCTTCAGGACTGACAGTCAATTCAGACGGAACGGTAACGGTAAGCAAAGGCACAAAAGCGGGAGACTACGATGTTGAATATACAATCTGCGACAACAACAATGCAGGAAACTGCTCAACGGCTACTTCAACTGTAACCGTAACGGCAGCTGTTTTGGTTGCGAACTTGGACAATGCAGGTTCGGTAGTGGGAGGAAATTCATCCCAAACCCTTATCAATGTTTTTGACAATGACACTAAAAACGGAGCAAAGTTAGATCCGTCAGAAGTTAAGCTTACGCCGGGCACAGATCCGAAAGGATATTTAACGATTGATGCAGACGGAAAAGCGGTTTTGGCAGCCAATGCACCGGCAGGAAATTATGAGATCACTTATGAAATCTGCGAGCTTCTGAATCCAGGAAACTGCAGCGCAAATAAAGTTCAGGTTACAGTTACGGCACCGGTAATTTTAGCGGTAAAAGAAAATTTAGGTCCGATCAACGGAAGCATCGGCGGAACAACAGCATCGCTTATCGGTTCAGATAAACTGAACGGAGTTCAGGCGGTTATCGGAACAAATGCTGGAGAAGTTGCCTTAACTGGAACAGCTCCTTCAGGACTTACGGTCAATTCAGACGGAACGGTGACTGTAAGCAAAGGCACAAAAGCGGGAGACTACGATGTTGAATATACAATCTGCGACAACAACAATGCAGGAAACTGCTCAACGGCTACTTCAACTGTAACCGTAACGGCAGCTGTTTTGGTTGCGAATTTGGACAATGCAGGTTCGGTAGTGGGAGGAAATTCATCCCAAACCCTTATCAATGTTTTTGACAATGACACTAAAAACGGAGCAAAGTTAGATCCGTCAGAAGTTAAGCTTACGCCGGGCACAGATCCGAAAGGATTTTTAACGATTGATGCAGACGGAAAGGCGGTTTTGGCAGCCAATTCACCGGCAGGAAATTATGAAATCACTTATGAAATCTGCGAGCTTCTGAATCCAGGAAACTGCAGCACAAATAAAGTTCAGGTTACAGTAACTGCACCGGCAATTGATGCAGTTGTAGATTCAATAAATTCAATTAACGGAAATATTGGCGGAACAACAATCTCATTAATTGCAAATGATAAATTAAATGGAAATCCGGTAATTGCAGGAACAGCTCCGGGAGAAGTTACATTTAATATTATAGGAACACTTCCAACAGGATTAACATTAAATCCAGATTATACTATTACTGTTGCACCAAACACACCAGCAGGAAATTATAATGTAGAATACCGTATTTGCGATAATATTAATTCAGGAAATTGCGATTCAGTGATTACAGTAATCACAGTAACAGGTTCAAATTTAGTAGCAAATCAGGATATTGTTCCTTCAGCAGTTGGTTCAAATGTTCCTCAAACATTAATTAATGTTTTTGCAAATGATACTAAAAATGGAAATGCTTTAGTTCCTTCAGATGTAAATCTTACTGTAACAACAGCTGATCCAAAAGGATATTTAACAGTTGATGCAGACGGAAATGTAATTCTAGCTCCAAATGCACCGGCAGGAGATTATGAATTGACTTACACAATTTGCGAAAAATTAAATCCATCAAATTGTAATTCAAATATTGTAAAAGTAACTGTTGATATGCCAGTTATTGATGCAGTTGTAGATTCAGTAAATCCAATTAACGGAAATATTGGAGGAACAACAATATCATTAATTGCAAATGATAAATTAAATGGAAATCCAGTTGTTGTTGGAACTGCTCCAGGAGGAGTAACTTTTGGATTAATTAGTACGCTTCCAACAGGATTAACATTAAATCCAGATTATACTATTGCTGTTGCGCCAAACACACCAGCAGGAAATTATAATGTTGAATATCGTATCTGCGAAAATACAAATCCATCAAATTGCGATTCAGTGATTACAGTAATCACAGTAACAGGTTCAAATTTAGTAGCAAATCAGGATATTGTTCCTTCAGCAGTTGGTTCAAATGTTCCTCAAACATTAATTAATGTTTTTGCAAATGATACTAAAAATGGAAATGCTTTAGTGCCTTCAGATGTAAATCTTACTGTAACAACAGCTGATCCAAAAGGATATTTAACAGTTGATGCAGACGGAAACGCAATATTAGCTCCAAATGCACCGGCAGGAGATTATGAATTGACTTACACAATTTGCGAAAAATTAAATCCATTAAATTGTAATTCAAATATTGTAAAAGTTACGGTTGCAGCATCGACAATGATAAAAGCGAATGATGATGAAGCTGGACCAATAAATGTGAAAAAAGGAACAGATACTTCACTTAATATCTTTAATAATGATATTTTAAACGGAGTAAAACCAACGCCATCAAGTGTTGTTTTATCAACTGTTGTAGCAAATCCGAATTTAATTCTAAATGCTGATGGTTCAGTAAGTGTTGTTGCAAATACGCCAAGCGGAATTTATGAATTGACATATCAAATTTGTGAAGCAGCAAATACATCAAATTGCAGTCAAGCTGTAGTTAAAGTTACAGTATTAAATAGCGCTGATCCTGCTCCTCCAACAACAAACGGAATTACATTAGTAGATGACATTAATGTTATTGCTGACGGAATCAATGGTGATATTGAGTTTGTAAATGTTTTAAATAATGATTTAATCAACGGACAGCCAATCAATCCGGCAGATGTTACGATCAAACCATTAGGAAACAATTCTTATTTTGAATGGAATGCAGACGGAACTGTAAATGTTAAGCCAAATACACCTGGAGGAAATTATGCAATTACTTATCAGGTTTGCGAAAAAACAAATGCATCAAATTGTTCAACAGCAGTTTTAAATGTTTTTGTTGAAGTTCCAGCAATAGCTATTATCAAAAAAGCAGAATTTAATGATGAAAACAATAGTGGTTTTGCTAACGCAGGAGAAACAATAACGTATACGTTTACCATAACAAATACAGGAAATGTTCCGCTAAATAATGTAATAGTAAAAGATCCATTAACAGGAGTAGTGGTTTCTGGTCAAGCAATTTCTTTAGCAGTTGGAGAATCTAACAGTTCTAATTTCTCAGCAAAATATACGATAACGCAAGAAGATATTAATCTTACTAAAGTAACAAACCAAGCTACTGCGCAAGGAAGCAGTTCAAAAGGAGTTGTGGTTGAAGATTTGTCTGACCATTCAAGTAATACTGGAGATAATCCAACTGTAACAGAATTAGACGGTTGTGCAATCAAAGTATTCAAAGCTTTCTCTCCAAATGGAGACAACAAGAATACAAGATTCTACATTAGAGGTATCGAATGCTATCCGAATAATACAGTCGAAATTTATAACCGTTGGGGAGTATTGGTTTACAGTGTAGACGGATATAATAACAATGACAGAGCTTTTGTTGGATATTCTAACGGACGTTCTACAATCAAACAAACAGAAGGTCTTCCGGTGGGAACTTATTTTTACATCTTGAAATATCAAGATAATGCTAATGCACCACATCAGGAATCAGGATATTTATACATCAACAAATAA
- a CDS encoding PorP/SprF family type IX secretion system membrane protein: MKKLIIFFMFFSIVSNAQQDAQFTQYMYNTIEVNPAYAGSRGVMSVFGLYRTQWVGLEGAPQTSTFSVNTPLNNSDLGLGVSLVNDKIGPTTENTLSADLSYTIPTSESWNLSFGIKGTANLFNLDVNKLSMEDQDDQQFQNLKNKFSPNVGAGLYFHSDRAYIGLSVPNFIETNRYDSDDTAIFKEKINYYLIAGYVFNLDRLEYIKFKPALMTKMVEGAPLQVDVSGNFMFNDKFVLGLAYRWSASVSAMAGFQVTKGMYLGYGYDHETTQLKKYNSGSHEIFLRFDFFNNYNKMISPRFF, encoded by the coding sequence ATGAAAAAATTAATCATATTTTTTATGTTTTTTTCGATTGTGTCAAATGCGCAGCAAGATGCACAGTTTACGCAATATATGTACAACACAATCGAAGTCAATCCAGCTTACGCAGGTTCGAGAGGAGTTATGAGCGTTTTTGGTTTGTACCGTACACAATGGGTTGGGTTAGAAGGTGCGCCTCAAACAAGTACTTTTTCTGTAAATACACCTTTAAATAATAGCGATTTAGGACTTGGAGTTTCTTTGGTTAATGATAAAATCGGACCAACAACAGAAAACACTTTATCTGCCGATTTATCGTATACAATTCCAACTTCAGAATCATGGAATTTGTCTTTTGGTATAAAAGGAACAGCAAACCTATTCAATTTAGATGTAAATAAATTGAGTATGGAAGATCAAGACGATCAGCAATTTCAGAATCTAAAAAATAAGTTTTCTCCAAATGTTGGTGCAGGGCTTTATTTTCATTCAGATCGCGCTTATATCGGATTATCTGTTCCAAATTTTATCGAAACAAACCGTTATGATTCAGATGACACAGCTATCTTCAAAGAAAAAATCAATTATTATTTAATAGCAGGTTACGTATTTAATCTAGATCGATTAGAATACATTAAATTCAAACCAGCTTTAATGACCAAAATGGTCGAAGGAGCTCCTTTGCAAGTTGATGTTTCGGGTAATTTTATGTTCAATGATAAATTTGTTTTAGGTCTTGCTTATCGTTGGAGCGCTTCTGTAAGTGCAATGGCAGGATTTCAAGTTACAAAAGGAATGTATTTAGGTTACGGTTACGATCATGAAACAACTCAATTAAAAAAGTACAATTCTGGATCTCATGAAATCTTTCTAAGATTCGATTTCTTTAATAATTATAATAAAATGATATCTCCAAGGTTCTTTTAA
- a CDS encoding OmpA family protein, which translates to MKLKKIILIVLLCNFFSNVNAQNPFTNMNVKYADKKYEEYAYADAIKAYESVIEKESANEGVVKRLANSYYFNGELTSALKWYDQLFQINADQEAEYFYRYAQCLKSSGNYRKSDEVLEKFNQKATLEKRSDLIRNDKNYLEVIKENSGRFQIADAGVNSRFSDYGSTVYNNKIIFTSARDTGGVVKANFQWTNRSFSRLYSAVLLPDGSVGTPELFIKRKKDKFNESTPIFTKDGRTMYFTRNNFTDGKRGQNDKNVTLLKLYKADLIDNEWKNIRELPFNSDQYSTAHPALSVDEKFLYFASDMPGTFGQSDIYKVAINEDGTFGKPENLGPEINTEGRETFPFISGENELYFASDGRPGLGGLDIFASRIKANGSYDEVLNVGEPVNSKQDDFAFSIDSRSRSGYFSSNRQNTLGLDDIYRFTETRRLICEQNLSGTVTDAETNAVLANTSLTLFNEKFDPVGTIVTDEKGNYVFPTVKCGKKYTIRTSKTDYNAKEASVNILRDQETTLMIALNKVFVPLTAKTIAIKKVAISPVKLGSMKVGVDIAKLLNLPMNFFDLGKATIKKTSEPQLMKVVNLLKEYPDMKLDIRSHTDSRSSSESNQILSDMRALSTKKWLVQKGISEDRLSAKGYGETQLVNKCADGVKCTEKQHMQNRRSEFIIVAM; encoded by the coding sequence ATGAAACTCAAGAAAATAATTTTAATCGTTTTACTGTGTAACTTTTTTTCAAATGTGAATGCTCAAAATCCATTCACAAATATGAACGTAAAATATGCAGACAAAAAATATGAAGAATACGCTTACGCGGATGCTATAAAAGCGTATGAAAGTGTTATCGAAAAAGAAAGTGCAAACGAAGGAGTTGTAAAACGTCTGGCAAATTCGTATTATTTTAATGGAGAATTGACAAGTGCCTTAAAATGGTACGATCAATTATTTCAAATTAATGCAGACCAAGAAGCAGAATATTTTTATCGTTATGCACAATGTTTAAAATCTTCTGGCAATTATCGTAAATCTGACGAAGTTTTAGAGAAATTCAATCAAAAAGCAACTTTAGAAAAAAGATCTGATTTAATCAGAAATGATAAAAATTATCTTGAAGTAATAAAAGAGAACTCTGGAAGATTTCAAATAGCAGATGCAGGAGTTAATTCTCGTTTTTCAGATTATGGAAGTACGGTTTATAACAACAAAATAATTTTTACTTCTGCGCGTGATACAGGCGGAGTTGTAAAAGCTAATTTTCAATGGACAAACAGATCTTTCTCAAGATTATACAGCGCTGTCTTATTGCCTGATGGAAGTGTTGGAACGCCAGAACTTTTTATAAAAAGAAAAAAAGATAAGTTCAATGAATCTACTCCAATTTTTACAAAAGACGGAAGAACAATGTATTTCACGCGAAATAATTTCACTGATGGAAAAAGAGGACAGAATGATAAAAATGTTACGCTTTTAAAATTATACAAAGCAGATTTAATTGATAACGAATGGAAAAACATCAGAGAACTTCCTTTTAATAGTGATCAATACAGTACCGCACATCCTGCTTTAAGCGTTGATGAGAAATTTTTGTATTTCGCATCAGATATGCCTGGAACATTTGGTCAGTCTGATATTTATAAAGTTGCAATTAATGAAGATGGCACTTTTGGTAAACCAGAAAACTTAGGTCCAGAAATTAATACAGAAGGCAGAGAAACCTTTCCTTTTATTTCTGGCGAAAATGAACTTTATTTTGCTTCAGACGGACGTCCAGGTTTAGGAGGTTTGGATATTTTTGCTTCTAGAATAAAAGCAAACGGAAGTTATGATGAAGTTTTAAATGTTGGTGAACCTGTAAATAGTAAACAAGATGATTTTGCTTTCAGTATAGACAGCAGAAGCAGAAGTGGTTATTTTTCTTCAAACAGACAAAATACTTTAGGTTTAGACGATATTTATAGATTTACAGAAACTAGAAGATTAATTTGTGAGCAAAATTTATCAGGAACTGTTACAGATGCTGAAACAAATGCTGTTTTAGCAAATACATCTTTGACTTTGTTTAATGAAAAATTTGATCCAGTTGGAACAATTGTTACAGACGAAAAAGGAAATTATGTTTTTCCAACCGTAAAATGTGGCAAAAAATATACTATCAGAACTTCTAAAACAGATTATAATGCCAAAGAAGCTTCAGTAAACATTTTAAGAGATCAAGAAACAACTTTAATGATAGCATTAAATAAAGTATTTGTTCCTTTAACCGCAAAAACAATAGCAATCAAAAAAGTGGCTATTAGTCCCGTAAAATTAGGTTCGATGAAAGTTGGAGTTGACATTGCTAAACTTTTAAATCTTCCTATGAACTTTTTTGATTTAGGAAAAGCTACTATCAAAAAGACATCAGAACCGCAATTGATGAAAGTAGTAAATCTTTTAAAAGAATATCCAGACATGAAACTTGATATTCGTTCGCATACAGACAGCCGTTCTTCTTCAGAAAGCAATCAAATTCTTTCGGACATGAGAGCGTTGTCAACAAAAAAATGGCTAGTGCAAAAAGGAATTAGCGAAGACCGATTATCAGCAAAAGGTTACGGAGAAACACAATTAGTAAATAAATGTGCAGACGGCGTAAAATGTACCGAAAAACAACATATGCAAAATAGAAGAAGCGAGTTTATAATTGTAGCAATGTAA
- a CDS encoding CBS domain-containing protein: MTVDQILKAKGRNVYSIFSNLTVYDALKVMGEKNIGAILIIDDNVLKGILSERDYARKIVLKDKSSKETLVNEIMESNVFTVKLSDNLEDCMQLMSEKRIRHLPVVEDETVVGIISISDVVKAIIETQKDTIQHLNSYISQ, encoded by the coding sequence ATGACTGTAGATCAAATACTTAAAGCAAAAGGAAGAAATGTTTATTCGATTTTCTCTAATTTAACAGTTTATGATGCCTTAAAGGTAATGGGAGAAAAGAATATCGGAGCAATTTTAATTATTGATGATAATGTTTTAAAGGGAATATTGTCGGAAAGAGATTATGCTCGTAAAATCGTTCTAAAAGATAAATCTTCTAAAGAAACTTTGGTAAATGAGATTATGGAAAGCAATGTTTTTACAGTAAAACTTTCAGATAATCTTGAAGATTGTATGCAATTGATGAGTGAAAAAAGAATACGACATCTGCCTGTTGTAGAAGATGAAACAGTTGTTGGAATAATTTCAATCAGCGATGTAGTGAAGGCGATTATAGAAACTCAAAAAGATACTATTCAGCATTTGAATTCTTATATTTCTCAATAA
- a CDS encoding NADP-dependent malic enzyme has protein sequence MNKESKKREALLYHAEPTPGKIQVVPTKKYATQRDLSLAYSPGVAEPCLAIAENIDDVYKYTAKGNLVAVISNGTAVLGLGNIGPEAGKPVMEGKGLLFKIFSDIDVFDIEIGTENVEEFIQTVKNIAPTFGGINLEDIKAPESFEIERRLIEELDIPVMHDDQHGTAIISSAALINALELAGKKAEDVKVVVSGAGSAAIACTDLYVLLGVKVENVLMYNSKGLLTKDNPSLSDLQLKYAIDGPKIALTDAVKDADVFIGLSSGDILSPEMLLSMAKSPIVFAMANPNPEIDYNLAVETRKDVIMATGRSDFPNQVNNVLGFPYIFRGALDVRATKINEEMKMAAVKALAILAKEPVPEQVNVAYGATKLGFGQEYIIPKPFDPRLITVVAPAVAKAAMESGVAKNPITDWAAYEDVLRERMGNDNKMVRLITNRAKLDPKRIVFAEADQLNVLKAAQIVYEDGIGFPILLGNKEQILELKEELGFDADLEIIDPKTDEESERRNRFAKSFWETRGRRGVSKLDAEKFMRERNYFAAMMVNEGEADALVTGHSRSYPSVVKPMMQLIPKAQNASLIATANMMLTSRGPMFLSDTAININPSAQDLINIAIMTSKTARMFGIEPVIAMVSFSNFGSSTSESASKVREAVAYLHKNHPEMIVDGEIQADFALNQEMLEEKFPFSKLAGKKVNTLIFPNLESANITYKLLKELYKVNSIGPIMMGMGKPVHIFQLGASVEEMVNMAAIAVIDAQEKESKKNKIVQ, from the coding sequence ATGAACAAAGAGAGTAAAAAAAGAGAAGCGTTACTGTACCACGCAGAACCAACTCCAGGAAAAATTCAGGTAGTTCCAACAAAAAAATATGCAACCCAAAGAGACTTATCATTGGCTTATTCGCCAGGAGTTGCAGAACCATGTTTAGCAATTGCAGAAAACATTGATGACGTTTATAAATATACAGCAAAAGGAAATTTAGTAGCAGTAATTTCAAACGGTACAGCGGTTTTAGGACTTGGGAATATAGGACCTGAAGCAGGAAAGCCAGTGATGGAAGGAAAAGGTTTATTGTTTAAAATTTTCTCTGATATTGATGTTTTTGATATCGAAATCGGTACCGAAAATGTTGAAGAATTTATTCAGACTGTAAAAAATATTGCTCCAACTTTTGGAGGTATTAATTTAGAAGATATTAAAGCTCCAGAATCTTTCGAAATAGAAAGAAGATTGATCGAAGAATTGGATATTCCAGTAATGCACGACGATCAGCACGGAACTGCAATTATTTCTTCGGCAGCTTTAATTAATGCTCTTGAATTGGCAGGAAAAAAAGCAGAAGATGTAAAAGTAGTAGTTTCTGGCGCAGGTTCTGCAGCAATTGCTTGTACAGATTTATATGTATTATTAGGCGTAAAAGTAGAAAACGTTTTAATGTACAACAGTAAAGGACTTTTAACAAAAGACAATCCTTCACTTTCAGATTTACAATTAAAATATGCTATTGACGGACCTAAAATTGCTTTGACAGATGCTGTAAAAGATGCTGATGTTTTCATCGGATTATCTTCTGGCGATATTCTTTCTCCAGAAATGTTACTTTCAATGGCAAAAAGCCCGATTGTTTTTGCAATGGCAAATCCGAATCCGGAAATCGATTATAATTTAGCTGTAGAAACTCGTAAAGACGTTATTATGGCGACAGGACGTTCGGATTTTCCTAATCAGGTAAATAACGTTTTAGGTTTTCCATATATTTTTAGAGGAGCATTAGACGTAAGAGCGACTAAAATTAACGAAGAAATGAAAATGGCAGCTGTAAAAGCTTTAGCCATTTTAGCAAAAGAACCAGTTCCAGAGCAAGTTAATGTTGCTTACGGAGCTACAAAATTAGGTTTCGGACAAGAATATATTATTCCAAAACCATTCGATCCTAGATTAATTACAGTCGTAGCGCCTGCAGTTGCAAAAGCGGCAATGGAATCTGGAGTTGCAAAAAATCCAATTACAGACTGGGCAGCTTATGAAGATGTGCTTCGTGAGCGTATGGGGAATGATAATAAAATGGTTCGTTTAATTACAAACCGCGCTAAACTTGATCCAAAACGAATTGTTTTTGCAGAAGCAGATCAATTAAATGTGTTAAAAGCTGCTCAAATAGTTTACGAAGACGGAATCGGTTTTCCGATTTTATTAGGAAACAAAGAACAGATTTTAGAACTAAAAGAAGAATTAGGTTTTGATGCTGATCTAGAAATCATTGATCCTAAAACAGATGAAGAATCAGAAAGAAGAAATCGATTTGCAAAATCATTCTGGGAAACAAGAGGACGCAGAGGCGTTTCGAAATTAGACGCTGAGAAATTCATGCGCGAAAGAAATTATTTTGCGGCAATGATGGTTAATGAAGGAGAAGCAGATGCATTGGTGACGGGACATTCAAGAAGTTATCCTTCTGTCGTAAAACCAATGATGCAGCTTATTCCAAAGGCACAAAATGCCTCTCTTATTGCAACGGCAAACATGATGCTAACTTCACGCGGTCCAATGTTTTTATCAGATACTGCAATCAACATTAATCCATCTGCTCAAGATTTGATTAATATTGCAATTATGACTTCTAAAACGGCAAGAATGTTTGGTATTGAGCCAGTTATTGCAATGGTTTCTTTCTCAAACTTTGGTTCTTCAACTAGCGAAAGTGCTTCAAAAGTTAGAGAAGCGGTAGCTTATTTGCATAAAAATCATCCAGAAATGATTGTTGATGGAGAGATTCAGGCGGATTTTGCTTTAAATCAAGAAATGCTTGAAGAGAAATTCCCATTCTCTAAACTGGCAGGTAAAAAAGTAAATACATTGATTTTCCCTAATTTAGAGTCGGCAAATATCACTTACAAATTATTGAAAGAACTGTATAAAGTAAATTCAATAGGACCAATTATGATGGGAATGGGCAAGCCAGTTCACATTTTTCAATTAGGTGCAAGTGTTGAAGAGATGGTAAACATGGCTGCAATCGCAGTTATTGATGCACAGGAAAAAGAAAGTAAAAAGAATAAAATAGTTCAATAG
- the ruvA gene encoding Holliday junction branch migration protein RuvA, with amino-acid sequence MIAHLQGKLVEKNPTEVVIDCGGVGYQVNISLHTFSLIPNSENIKLYTHLQIKEDAHTLYGFAEKSEREIFRMLLSVSGIGAGIARTMLSSIEPKQIINAIASGDVGIIQSIKGIGNKTAQRVILDLKDKVLKLYDLDEVSVVQNNRNRDEALSALEVLGFVRKASEKVVEKIVKEDPEATVETIIKKALKSL; translated from the coding sequence ATGATAGCACATTTGCAAGGCAAATTAGTAGAAAAAAATCCTACGGAGGTTGTAATTGATTGTGGAGGTGTTGGTTATCAGGTGAATATATCCCTGCATACCTTCTCCTTAATTCCAAATTCTGAAAATATAAAACTGTATACGCATCTTCAAATCAAAGAAGATGCGCATACTTTATACGGTTTTGCCGAAAAATCAGAAAGAGAGATTTTCAGAATGTTGCTTTCTGTTTCAGGAATCGGAGCAGGAATTGCCCGAACGATGCTTTCGTCGATCGAGCCAAAACAAATTATTAATGCCATTGCGTCGGGAGATGTTGGTATAATACAATCTATCAAGGGGATAGGAAACAAAACAGCACAAAGAGTTATACTTGATTTAAAAGATAAAGTGTTAAAGTTGTACGATTTGGACGAAGTTTCGGTAGTTCAAAACAATAGAAATAGAGATGAAGCGTTATCTGCTTTGGAAGTTTTAGGTTTTGTTCGAAAAGCTTCTGAAAAAGTAGTAGAAAAGATTGTAAAAGAAGATCCAGAAGCTACTGTAGAAACAATCATTAAAAAGGCTTTAAAAAGCTTATAA